Sequence from the Methanobacteriaceae archaeon genome:
AACACCCCCTCAATCGAAAATATCCTTTTCATCCACATCAAGTTCCTCAATCTTCTGCATGCACCATTGATACAATGCTTCTTCAGCGGCTCTTGACATTTTCCCCTGCTTTTCACCATATGATAATCTGGCTATTCTCCTAAAAGCAATTTCTAATTCATCTGATATACAAATTGTAATACATCCCATGGATATCCCCTTTACTATAATTTATCTTTAATTTCTTTACTAAATTATTAAATAAAGATTTAAAAGTTTTAATATATAAATTATTCTTTAAATATATAAAAATAATTTTATTTGATAGGGCTATTAAAAAGAAAATAAATTAAAAATAAGATATTATTTGTTTTTGGGTGAAATAAATTATAATAATCCTGGATTAATTGTTTAAAAGGAAATTATCATCTAAAATTAAGTTATTGATATTGTTTATTTTTAGTATTTTAGGTAGATATCCCGTCAGAGTAATCGGAATATCTACCTTTGCTGCAAATACTATATAAAAATAATTTGAAAAATAATTATATTATTGATAAATATAGTTAATGGTTTGCTGATTGAAAAACTCTATGTTTAACACGGTTTAAATTTAATTTTGAATAGTACTGAATACGACAAACAATACAGTCCATTAAACAGACAGTTAAATACAAAATTCCAAGACCTATAGCAAATATTAATAAAGGAAGATCTTTCAGTGCTTTTAGAAGGGATTCTGATGTCATTCCTTGAAGATATCCATCATACATCTTAATTCACCTCATATAATATCTATATTTTTATTCTCAATTATAATGTAAAAGTTTGTATATTTAAATCTTTCTATTAATTAAATAAGAATAAATGAAGAAGATAAAAAATCAGCAAATTAATCCCAGATTTTAAATTTTTTTAAATATTTTTTTAAATAATGCCCATATTCACTTCAAATATTCTTTTTGACCAATATTATTGCTCATTTTTAATTTCCATTTAAAAAATTATTTAATTCCATGCATCATTTTAACCAGTTTTTTTCTGATTAATAATAAAATAATGGCTGCTATAGCCGACATTGCCACGAATATCATGAAAAAAGTTTCCAATCCCGTAATAGGGATTCCAAATAAGGTGGGAACTACAGTTCTAGAAGGATCGGGATATAGGCATGACAAAAATCCGGCCAATATATTGGAGGCAGCAGCAGATAAAAACCATACTCCCATCAAAAGAGAAACAAATCTTGCTGGTGAAAGTTTAGTAACCGCTGATAATCCAATAGGTGATAAACATAACTCACCAAAAGTCATCATTACATAAATGGCCACCAGCCAAAGTGGACTAACTGAAGTTGTTCCTGCATCAATCATCCCCGCAGGTAAAGTAAGTAGTAAAAATCCTCCCGAAAGAAAGATTAAACCTATGGCCATTTTTGAAGGTAGTGATGGTTCTAAATTTCTAGAATTAAGTATAGGCCATAGTAGGGCAAATAATGGGGCAAATAGAAGTATGGCCAGCGGATTAACAGATTGGAACCAGCTGGCCGGAATCATATAATTAACTATACCTACCATTCGATCAACATTTTGCTGAGCAAAAAAAGTTAAAGAAACTCCGGCTTGTTCAAATGCAGTCCAGAAAAAGATGACAAAAAAGGATAGAATGAAAATTACTCCAATTCTCTGCTTTTCAATGAAGGTTAATGGTTTATTATTATTATTATTATTATTATTATTATTATTATTATTATTATTATTATTATTATTATTATTATTATTATTATTATTATTATTATTATTATTCAAAGGATTTGATGTACTACCTTTTAAAGATCCTTTTTGATCCATTAACAATTCAGGATGAAGATTATTTACCTGATGTACAGGTGTAACACCCACAGAATCACCATCAGGAGTTATGAGATATTTATTCTTACCTATAACAAAAACAGTGAGTCCAATTATCATTCCCACACCTGCGGCCAGAAAGCCATACATGAAATCAGCCGGATTACCTGTATCTCCCAGTAATCCAACCACCAGAGGTGCTATGAGCGCACCAATATTAATCCCCATATAAAATATAGTAAATGCAGAATCTCTTCTTTCATCGTTTTTAGCATATAAAGAACCCACCATGGTAGAAATATTAGGTTTAAAGAATCCGTTACCTATAATAAGTAGAAACAAGCCTAATAAAAAGAATATTTCCTGATGATTAAAGCTAAAAAATCCATGCGAAATACTATTTAATGGCGTGTATAGAAAACTACTGAAGGCCAGAGAAAACTGGCCCAGAGCCATGAGAATACCCCCAGCAATAATAGATTTCCGGTTGCCCCAGTACCTATCAGCCACATATCCACCAATCAATGGCGTTAAATAGACCAATCCCGTGTAATAACCATATATAGTGGAAGTAAAGGCGAAATTATAGAAAAGGGCCTGGAGCATATACAATGAAAGAATAGCTCTCATACCATAGTAACTAAAACGCTCCCACATTTCAGTTAAAAATAATACATACAATCCTTTAGGATGGCCTATAATTTTTTAAACCCCCTCAAATAGAATATATGATTAAAAATGGTTTTAAAATAACTGTAGTTTAATTTTTGCATAAATT
This genomic interval carries:
- a CDS encoding peptide MFS transporter, whose product is MYVLFLTEMWERFSYYGMRAILSLYMLQALFYNFAFTSTIYGYYTGLVYLTPLIGGYVADRYWGNRKSIIAGGILMALGQFSLAFSSFLYTPLNSISHGFFSFNHQEIFFLLGLFLLIIGNGFFKPNISTMVGSLYAKNDERRDSAFTIFYMGINIGALIAPLVVGLLGDTGNPADFMYGFLAAGVGMIIGLTVFVIGKNKYLITPDGDSVGVTPVHQVNNLHPELLMDQKGSLKGSTSNPLNNNNNNNNNNNNNNNNNNNNNNNNNNNNNNNKPLTFIEKQRIGVIFILSFFVIFFWTAFEQAGVSLTFFAQQNVDRMVGIVNYMIPASWFQSVNPLAILLFAPLFALLWPILNSRNLEPSLPSKMAIGLIFLSGGFLLLTLPAGMIDAGTTSVSPLWLVAIYVMMTFGELCLSPIGLSAVTKLSPARFVSLLMGVWFLSAAASNILAGFLSCLYPDPSRTVVPTLFGIPITGLETFFMIFVAMSAIAAIILLLIRKKLVKMMHGIK